The following are from one region of the Littorina saxatilis isolate snail1 linkage group LG4, US_GU_Lsax_2.0, whole genome shotgun sequence genome:
- the LOC138963957 gene encoding N-acetyllactosaminide beta-1,6-N-acetylglucosaminyl-transferase-like encodes MDSCPNLYYTETHSKVKKLACFCGLHKLFHFRWKNSKPVPYNLTISKGDVHVLASREYVDYVTNSRVAHELLEWLRYSFIPDESFFRTLNHNPQLGVPGSYLGPIEGFDKHTLRSYKIWDFYQNHPCAGKFIRNICQLGVGDLPRLTSSPFLIANKFLYDYQPLAYDCLEKWYFDKVRLENLGLAESINVSLYENSDIVKLRYTGLMHPKLR; translated from the exons ATGGATAGCTGTCCAAATTTATACTACACAGAGACCCACAGCAAAGTAAAGAAACTGGCTTGCTTCTGTGGGCTACATAA GCTGTTTCATTTCCGATGGAAAAACTCCAAACCTGTTCCATATAATCTGACAATTAGCAAGGGGGACGTTCATGTGCTTGCGTCACGCGAATATGTGGACTACGTCACCAACAGTCGTGTGGCCCATGAGCTGTTGGAATGGCTGCGATATTCGTTCATCCCAGACGAATCCTTTTTCAGAACTTTAAACCACAACCCTCAATTGGGTGTTCCTGGCTCATATTTAg GACCGATCGAAGGTTTTGACAAGCATACACTTCGCAGTTACAAGATTTGGGACTTCTATCAAAACCACCCTTGCGCTGGAAAGTTCATTCGCAACATCTGCCAGCTAGGGGTTGGGGATTTACCTCGACTGACGTCCAGCCCTTTTCTGATCGCAAACAAGTTCCTGTACGACTATCAACCGCTCGCGTACGACTGCTTGGAGAAGTGGTACTTCGACAAAGTGCGACTGGAGAATCTGGGTTTAGCCGAGTCTATTAACGTCTCCCTATATGAGAACTCTGATATCGTCAAGCTTCGGTACACGGGACTCATGCATCCTaaactcaggtaa